The sequence ACCGGCAAGATGCAGGATGCCTGCTGCCAGATTTTCTCTGAGCGGCGCTTCGACGTGACCTATCCGATGGCCGCGCTTGAATAAGGGTTCGCCGGATGTATCCAGGTAGAATGTGACGATGCTCTGATCGAGAAAGGCATCAACCTTGATGTTCGGGCGTTCTGTATCGACGCTGGGTCGCTTGTGCCGTGCGGCGACGAACTTATCGCAGATCGCGTCTTTGATGCGGAGGGTCAGGAAGTCCAGGCTGGGGAGGGGACAGCGATGGGCGCTCACCTTCACCTTGATCGTCTGCGCGGGGGTGAACCAATGGGACCAGGCAAGCACGGAGGCGGCGTTATAGACATCACGTTCCGTTTTGTAGGCACTCTGACCGACTTCCCAGAGAACGCGGCTGGCGACGTGCGATTTAAGGTTGACCCAGTACATGGTCGACCAGGACGCGTGGAAGCCGACGCCCCCCTCTGTCTTGGTCGTCACCGGCACACCAAGGCTGTGAAGCTCTGCCTCAAGCACGATTTCAAGCCCACGTGGACAAGGTGCAAAGAAGCGATGGTTTGTGCTATCCATCCTTATCCATTTCTTTGTGAGAGCCCGCCGTGAAATTCTGCAGTGCCTGTGGAGCTCCGGTCAGTCAGAAGATCCCGCCCGGCGACAATGTGCTGCGATACGTCTGCGATCACTGCCAGGCGATTCATTACCATAATCCGAAGATCGTCGCAGGCTGTATTCCTGAGTGGGAAGACCGGATTCTCCTGTGCCGGCGTGCGATCGATCCCCGGCTGGGGCTCTGGACTTTTCCCGCCGGATTCATGGAGATCGGCGAGACGACGGAAGAGGCGGCGACCCGAGAAACGAAGGAAGAGGCGTTGGCCGACGTGGCGATACTCTCGCTCTATGCTGTATTGAGCATGCCGAACATCGGACAGGTTTACATGGTGTTTCGTGGCCGGATGCTCGTCCCGACGTTTGGTGCCGGAGCTGAAAGCCTGGAGGTGGATCTCTTCAAACGAGAAGACATTCCTTGGGAGGAGATGGCCTTCCCGGTCGTGGCCGAAGCGCTCCGCTGCTACGTGCGCGATGCCGAGACCGGCCAGTTCCCGCTTCAGTTGGGTACAGTGCTTGAACGCTATCCCAGCTAGGGCTGTGGTCATCGTTCAGCAGCTATTTCAATCCTGATCGTGGAATGATCGCGTGGATGTCGACGAGCTGTTCCGCGCGGTCGATGGCATAGAAGATCCGCCATTCCCCCACGGCATACTTGCAGAGTCCAGGAAGGTCGTCCGCAAGCGGTTCATGGCGCAGGTTGTCGACATTGGACACCAGCCACTTGCACTTGTCGAGGAGCCGTTGGGCCATGGGTTGGTCAACTGCGGCGAGGTCTTGCGCGGTGTCGGGTTGAAAAGCGAGGCGGTACCAGGGCATGGGGCTCTACCACCGAAGGCCGAGCCGATCAGCCATGTCTTCGCCGGAGAGGCGCTCACCGCTCACGAGTGACTGCTTGAGGCGGGATCTGAGCGAATCGCCGAGCTGAAGGCCGAGATCGGGATCGCCGATCAGCTCGCGAATCCGATCATCCACGAGCCCCTGTACTAATTCCTTCAACTGTTCCATCGACAACGACGAAAGGTCCATGGGAGGAGAATACGGGTCGGGATGGGTGGAATGCAACGGGTCGGACAGCCGAACGTAGTCAATATGATGACCAGTATCGATTCTATCTAGCCAGGTTGCAGGACGGGCTTGCGTTCTTGGCAGGAGGAACGTCAGTCTCGCACGGTCAAGCAGCCACATCTCTTCTATACGTTCGGAGCAACGAGACTATCGATCATGCGATTGCACTCCCGATCGAGCTCGGGGCATGTCTTCACGATCGTCGAGGAGAATGTGCGGAAGTCGTCCAGATCTTTGGTGATGAGGGATTGAATGACATTACGTATTCAGACGGGTTATGCGAGATCTCTCTGGCGTGCAACGTTATCGGTCGATTATCTCGACAGTAGATCGTTATTCCGAAAGATACTCCAGCCATTCCGGCTCTTTCGTTCGATCAGCTCGCAACTCAACGCCGAACCGTCGTCCATCGACCCAGGAGACAATAGCCTGGGGAATACAGAGCGGAGACTCCAAATCCGGCAATTCAAGGAAAAGGCCCAGCTCCATCCCTTGCTTGACATGTTTGTTCCCTTGAATCCCGAAACCGTATCGGCTGAGATCGGTGATAGTCCCATTGCCGATGATGATGGTATCGCCATCAGACCCGGAGTATCGGACTTTAAACTTTCCTCCGATACGGGGCTCTCGTCGTCGATCAGCGCCGGGGTTTGCTGATTCCTCTTTGGCCTTCGCTGACGACTTCCACCACCGCACCGGTTCCTCCTTACGAGCAGGCCGTTGAATATCTATTTTGACGATTCAGCCGACTCCTGTTGAACGATCACGCTTGCTACCATCTGAGAGGTAGCCTAGGTCTTGGGGAGCCCTTCTTTTGGAAGTATGACGGCTTGGCCCGCCGTCACTGAGAGCTGTTCGACCGCTCGTTTCAGTCGTTCTTGCTCGGCAGGCGCCATCGATGAAAACTCGACACCGATGCCGTGAGATCCCGTCCATCGGACGGTCGCCTTATTGATATGAATCGGTGTAGCCTCGCCGGGCAGGTCAACCAGAAGTTCCAACTGCATGCCGGTGAACGGTCGTATGACACTCTCCAACCGACAACCCTTCAAAGACAGATCTTTCACGGAGGCGTTGTATCGAAGCTTGTCTCTTTGAACCAATGTGCTTGATATGGCAACCGGATAGCGAGGAAATTTCCGAACAACCATGCCTATGTCCTTATCTCTTGTCGCTGGCCGTTCGCCGGCTCGCGAACACAGTGGAATTCAGTCCACCTGAATCGATGTAGTCACTATAGAGCATTCTACTAAGTAGACTATTTGTCCGAACTCATCTTGTCAACGAAAAGCCGGATACCAACCGCCACAGGTGGGAAGGCAAGAAAGAAATTCTCGTGAGCTTAGCCGATTACGCCCGCGCGTCACCAGCGATAACCCCAGTAGCCATAATGCCGGTGACCTCCAAAGGGTCGGTAGTAAGGGCCGTAGTACGGTGACGCGTAAAGTCCGGAATTCCCAAAGTGGAGACCGAGCCCGAGGCCGAACGGGTAGCCATAAGAATAGGGGACAGGGATCACACTGGTAGTCGGCCGTTCTATCAGTTGTCGTTGTAACTCCGCCGTCGTAGTTGATTGGCGATCGAGCTGACTTTTGAGTTGACTAACTGTTCCTTCTTGGGCTTGAAGCTTTCCTTCGAGCTCGGCGATCTTTTTCTGTTGCGCTTCTATCAGAGCGTTGACACAGCGGGTCTGCGCATCCTCCTTGTAATTGGAGCACTCCCACGGTACTTGAAGGGTTTCTGCCGTAGATGGAAGCGGAACCCCTATGAAGGCCACACTTGCAACCAAAATCGAGGCTTGCATTGAGCGATATCGGAACGTTTTCAGGCTCATGGCCCCCTCCTGGCTTGCTTATGTAGAGCCTATCACGCGAGGATAGCTTTGAACAGATTGTCTGGGGGCTTGTATGAATGCGCATTTATCAAACGGAAATGTCGGGGGAGTTTGATTTTTGGTGAACGGGACTTCTACAATACCTCCGATTCAACAACGGTGGTGAGAAGGCATCGGGACATGCCTGCGCGACCCCCATCCAACAAGAAAAAATCTCGCAAGGTTGTTCTGCCGAACCATTCTACGAGACGTCGATTTCAGCGACGACTTTTGCAGTGGTATGGAGAGCATGGTCGGGATCTGCCCTGGCGCAAAACTTCAGATCCCTATCATATCCTCGTCTCGGAGGTCATGCTTCAACAGACCCAAGTCGACCGGGTCATTCCCAAGTACCACGAATTTTTAGAGCGGTATCCGAGTTTCGAAGATCTGGCGGAGGCTCCGGTGGCTGACGTGAAAAAGACGTGGTATCCACTTGGCTACAACATTCGGCCGGAACGGTTACATGGAATCGCCTGCGAAACGATGGAGAGGTATGGAGGGAAATTACCCAATGACGCCGACGAGTTGCTCTCATTCAAAGGGATTGGGCGGTATACTGCCGGGGCGATTCGCTCATTCGCCTTCAATGAAGATGCACCGATCTTGGACACGAACGTGATTCGGGTCTTACACAGAGTCTTTGTTGCCGAGGGCAATCCTAAAGCCCAGAAGGCGGTGTTATGGGAATTGTCGGAAGGCTTGATTCCTTCCGGAAAGGGGTATGACTTTAATCAGGCCATCATGGACTTCGGGGCGATGGTGTGCACAGCTCGTGATCCCTATTGTCTTCTGTGTCCAATGAAGTCTTTCTGTAAGACATACCCATTTTGTCGGACATCGACTGAACGGTAGCAGGCTATGTATGCGGGTTATTGAAGTGGCCGCCGGGCTCATTCATGGGAACGGACGCTATCTGATCGCTCGTCGAAAGCCCGGCGTTCATTTGGCTGGGTTTTGGGAGTTTCCCGGTGGAAAACGAGAAACGAGCGAATCTCTCGCCGAGTGTTTGCAGCGTGAATTACTCGAAGAGCTCAATATTCACATCGACATTCCTATTCCCTATCAGATCGTCCGACATGACTATCCGGACAAGATCGTGGAGTTGCATTTCTTTCGCTGTGCCATCGAACAAGGAGAGCCTGTTCCTCTCGGCTGCGAGGAAATCCGATGGGTATCTCCGGAAGAGCTGACTCAGTTTAGATTTCCACCAGCCGATCTCGCCATCATACAGGCTTTGCAGCGTGATGCGTTAGGAGCTCCCCGATGAAGGTCGTGCTCGACATCGAAACCGTTCAGGCACCTCGTGACGAATGGGTTCGTCTAGTAGGGAAACCGTCCATAAGAAATGAATCTTCTTTGGAGGAGGAGAAATACGATCTTTTTGCGGCAGGCGCGGCTGAAGAGCAACGTCGTATAGAAGACGAGTCGTACGCGAAATCAGCGTTCGACGGGACATTCAGCCGCATTGTCTGCATCGGCCTACTGGAATTTTCCGATCAGATGGAAGCACGTAGCGCTGTCGCCTGGTATGGGGCAAATGAACGTGAACTCCTCCGCCAATTTTGGGCACGTCTGGCTCAGGACCGCCCCACGTTGTACATTACGCATAACGGGCTTGGTTTTGATCTGCCTTTCATCAAGAAACGGTCCATTATCAATCAAGTAAAACCCAGCTTTGAGATCAACCTTGCCAAATTTCGCAGTGAACCGGTCTACGATACGATGGCAATCTGGAGCAATTGGGATATGCGGGGTTGGGTCAAGCTCGATGTCTTAGCCCGAGCGCTGCAGGTTGAAACGAAATCGGGCAGTGGGGAACAGGTTGCCGAGATGTGGGAGAAGCGTCAGGGGCATGAGCTGGCGCAGTATTGTTTGCAAGATACCTATGTGACCTATGCCTGCTACTGTCGCATGAATTTTCGCCAACCTCTCTCCAAGGAAGTCGTCCTGTTACAGCCTGAACTGTACGACGTCGGCTGAATCGATAGGCAATCAGCGGACCCGGTGTGCCTCCGCGGATTTCTTCTTGGGGGCCGGGCGTGCCGATGCCTTGCTGGCCTTGAGGGCCTTCACTTCTTCCGCGCGCTGACGGAGTTCTTTCTTCATCCAGGCCGCTTCCTTCTTGAGCGTCGCGATTTCGGAATCTTTGAGCTTGTTGGCCTTGCGCGCATCACGGAGCTCGTCGAGTTTCTTGTTCAACAGTTCATCGTTGTTCAATGCGAGAGATTCCGAATCAGGAGAGCCATTCGCCTGAAAGTCCTGAGTTGGTGTCCCAGCGTCCTGTACCGGTGCTGTCTTCATGGTTGCAGCAGTTTGTGACTCAGAGGCAGGCATCGACCTCGATGCTCTTGCTGAGCCTGGCATCGGTGCCTTGGCAAGCGTCTGGTGATCGATCACTAGCGTGATCGCGTCGCTTCCCATGGCGACAAAGGAAGGAGCCTTTTCAAGGCGAGCAACGGAGGCAGGGACGAACCCGGAAGACTTCATGTTCTGCGTAGAAGCAAGTGTCAGAAAAATCGATCCATTATGCACATAGAGTGTGCCCGCCGTGGGCTCAGCGCCTGACCCTGCCGATGGAGACACCTTGAAACCGACAATCTGCTCCGGTTTCGCTTGCGATAAGCCTTGGGCTAGCAGGGGAGCAAGAAACTCGGCGTCTTCATCGCTGAACATTCTCATCGGCTTGCTGCCACTGGCGGGCATTTTTGTGCTGCTTTCGGTCACCACGCCTGTGATGACCTTTAGCATCGTCATTTGGTCGATCATGGCAGGATGACTCGCTTCAAAGGACCAATCCGCGATTTCCTTGAGATAGACAGACCCCTTCGCATTCTTGTGAACCTTTGCCTCTCCTGAAAACATCGAGCATCCGGCCACGATCAGAGTGAGGGACATCAACATACCGACATATTGAGCATTGCGGAGGCTAGTGGGTGCATGCATATAGGTTTTCCTCCTCATCCTTTGATGTAGTCGTGCGCCTGTAAACGGCTACTGTTGCAATCGACGGTTGACCTCGATTCTCCTGCGAATAATGTTGCGTATGTTGCATTACCAGATGCCAAGACCCATGAGGACCATACCTATCGCCAACCATCCGAGTACCCCGACGGAAATGATCGCTTCGAGTGTGATGCGGGAATTGGAAGGGTTGGGATTCGGCTTTGAATCAGAATCAGCGGGTTTCATGACGAGCGGGGAATCCAAGGTTGCCAAAACGATAGACGTTCAAGGCAAAGCAAGGTCCGTGCCGTTGTGGCTGCTGAACGGACTCAGTGGGTCAGTTGTCCGACCATAAAAAGATTCATGTCATGAGCTACAAAGCCGTGAGTTTATAAGCGTGGAATGATTTGTCAGGATGATAGGTCGCAATTGGTAGAATTATTGAACTGTTAGAGGAAATCCATGCCTTAGTTCTGGATAAAAAATTTTGGAGTATCGATGAGCGATTCGATGGGCACCGAAATTCGAGAGGGGTGGGTACAGCTGTGACCAGTTAATGAACTGTCAGAAGGTAGACGGTGGAGGTGTCAGAAAATGTTCAAATCCAACGTGGGATGTACAGGATTGTTCCCCAAAGTGAGACAGTTGTCTCATAAGGAAAACAGCATGAGGCAGTGACAGTCATTCTCCATACAGAGTCGCGGCTGAGGCCTTGACGATACGTTTCGTCGAGAGCGCGCCCGGATTAGAATCGCCGGTGCTCTTGTCCCAGACCACCGTGATATTTCCATCTGTTTTCCCCATTCCTTGAGTTGATGAGCGGGTCGCATCTCCCTCGACGAGAATCTCAAGAGCTTGACCGATATATCGGCGGTTACGTTCCAGCGTGATGCGTCGCTGGATCTCGACAAGTTGCGCAACGCGCATTCCCTTGACCCGATCGGGAACGTCATCGGTGTACTTCCTGGCCGCGATCGTGTGCTTCCGTTCAGAGTATTTGAAGATATAGGCTGAGTCGAATCGAACCTGTTCCACTATCCGTCGAGTAGCTTGGAAGTCGTCATTTGATTCTGAGCAGAAACCGCAGATGATATCCGTGGTCAGGATGACATCGGGGATGGTCCGTCGAATATGATCGACCAACGCCAGGTACTCGGCTCCCGTATAGGTCCTCCCCATGAGTTCCAGAATACGATCGCTTCCTGCTTGAAGCGGCAGATGAATGTGTTTGCAGACTTTGGGGTGTGTGGCAATGACCTCGATCAACCTGGTGGGAAAGTCTTTGGGGTGTGGAGAGGTAAACCGTACTCGTTCGATGCCTGGTGTGTCTGCGACTGCATGAATGAGGTCGGCGAAGTCCCAATCTCCATAGCGATAAGAGTTGACGTTTTGGCCGAGTAACGTCACTTGCTTGAAGCCGCGAGCCGACGCGTCGCGAGCCTCGAGTAGAATGGACTCTGGATCACGCGACCGTTCACGTCCTCTGGTATAGGGAACGACACAGAAAGAACAAAAATTATCGCAACCTCGCATCACCGTAATCCATGCGTTCACCCCACTGCCGCGGTCCGGCATGATCCCTTCGTAGGTTTCGTACTCCGACAGATCGAGAGCAAACCCCTTCTGAGCGAGTCCCTGTTCTTGCGCTTCAAGCGCGATCGTCAACAACGAGGGAAGTTGACGGTAGGCGTCTGGGCCGGCCAACACATCGACCAGCGGTTCTTTTTCCGCAAGCGCGCTTTTCAGGTTTTGGGCCATGCAGCCGAGTACCCCGATGACGAGTGGGCGTTGTTTCTTCAGTGTTTTCAACTCAGAGAGATGGGCGTAAATCTTGTTGTGAGCGTTTTCTCTAATGGCGCACGTGTTGACCAGCACCACGTCGGCCAATTCGCGGTCCTCCGTAAAGACAAACCCCTCTCGCTTCAACGTTGAACGAACGAGCTCGCTGTCGGACTCGTTCATCTGGCAGCCGAAGGTTTCGATGTGAACCTGAGGAAGGGCTTTCAGGCTCATCGTATCGCCCTTGCAAAATTCATCGGCTGAACTGAAGCTATATGGCCGAACGCGGAGCGATCGGTTGCGGCGGTGATCGTCACCGGCTTGATCTGATTCTGAAGATCCCCGGAATCTGTCACCGCCACTCTCGTGAAATTTGGAGTCGTGCCGATGCGATGGGAGTCTCGTGTCCCAGATTCAAAGAGGACCGAGACGGTCTTACCAATCTGTCTATTATGAAAGACCAGTCGTTTGGTGCGATCAAGGTTCAAGAGAATGTCGGTGCGCTTTTTCATCGTTGCGGAGGGTACCCGCTGCTTTAGGCGCGCTGCGGCCGTGCCCGGTCTCGGAGAGTAGGGGAACACATGCAGATACGAAAAGGGGAGATCCGTCGCGACTGCCAATGAATTTTGGAATGCCGCGTCGGTCTCACCCGGGAACCCCACCATAAGATCGGTTCCAAGCCCCAGGTCCGATATCTTTTTATACGCCTGTTCGATCAGCTTGATATAGCCCTTGATCGAATGGCGGCGATTCATAGCCTGCAGAACCTGGTCGTCTCCGCTTTGCAGCGGGATATGAAGATAGGGGCAGAACTTTTTCGAAGATGCGAGGAGATCAAGCAATTCGTCACTGACGGTGGTGGGTTCGATAGAGGAGATGCGGATACGCTCAATGTCAGGAATTCGATCGAGTCGCTGAAGTAAGGCGCAAAAGTCCAGGTCTTGATGAGCATACTGGCCGATATTCACACCAGTGAGCACAATCTCCTTGTAGCCGCTGACCGTTAAGCTCTCAACTTCACGCACAAGGTCTTCGAGCTTTCTGCTACGCTCATGTCCTCTGGCGAACGGAATAATGCAGAAACTACACATCGCGCTGCAGCCGTCCTGTATCTTGAGCAAGGCACGGGTGGAATCAGGCTCTGCAAAGTGTGGAAGGTCGAAGTCGTCGCGCGAAACTGTTTTCGTGTGGTGAATCTCGACGGTGGACCGTTTGCGAAGTTCATGAGCTGCAGGAAGGTAGGTCGGTAGGTCAAGCTTGAATTGGTGACCCACGATGAGATCGATCCCTCTTTGTTGCGAGAGGGCTTCCGCTCCTGTTTGGGCGTAGCAGCCTGTCACCGCAATGAAAGCATGGGGGGAATGTTTGAGTGTCTTCCGAATGAGGTATCGCGAGGTCCGCTCGGCATCTTCCGTCACGGCACAGGTGTTGAGGACCAGGAGATCCGTCGGTTGACCGAACTCGACCAGCTCGAACCCTTTCCGCCTGAGCCCCTCTCCGAGGATTGAGG is a genomic window of Candidatus Nitrospira kreftii containing:
- a CDS encoding NUDIX hydrolase, with the translated sequence MKFCSACGAPVSQKIPPGDNVLRYVCDHCQAIHYHNPKIVAGCIPEWEDRILLCRRAIDPRLGLWTFPAGFMEIGETTEEAATRETKEEALADVAILSLYAVLSMPNIGQVYMVFRGRMLVPTFGAGAESLEVDLFKREDIPWEEMAFPVVAEALRCYVRDAETGQFPLQLGTVLERYPS
- a CDS encoding Type II toxin-antitoxin system mRNA interferase toxin, RelE/StbE family; protein product: MPWYRLAFQPDTAQDLAAVDQPMAQRLLDKCKWLVSNVDNLRHEPLADDLPGLCKYAVGEWRIFYAIDRAEQLVDIHAIIPRSGLK
- a CDS encoding hypothetical protein (conserved protein of unknown function) codes for the protein MWLLDRARLTFLLPRTQARPATWLDRIDTGHHIDYVRLSDPLHSTHPDPYSPPMDLSSLSMEQLKELVQGLVDDRIRELIGDPDLGLQLGDSLRSRLKQSLVSGERLSGEDMADRLGLRW
- a CDS encoding hypothetical protein (conserved protein of unknown function) is translated as MRWWKSSAKAKEESANPGADRRREPRIGGKFKVRYSGSDGDTIIIGNGTITDLSRYGFGIQGNKHVKQGMELGLFLELPDLESPLCIPQAIVSWVDGRRFGVELRADRTKEPEWLEYLSE
- a CDS encoding hypothetical protein (conserved protein of unknown function), whose product is MVVRKFPRYPVAISSTLVQRDKLRYNASVKDLSLKGCRLESVIRPFTGMQLELLVDLPGEATPIHINKATVRWTGSHGIGVEFSSMAPAEQERLKRAVEQLSVTAGQAVILPKEGLPKT
- a CDS encoding hypothetical protein (conserved exported protein of unknown function), producing MSLKTFRYRSMQASILVASVAFIGVPLPSTAETLQVPWECSNYKEDAQTRCVNALIEAQQKKIAELEGKLQAQEGTVSQLKSQLDRQSTTTAELQRQLIERPTTSVIPVPYSYGYPFGLGLGLHFGNSGLYASPYYGPYYRPFGGHRHYGYWGYRW
- a CDS encoding Endonuclease III, whose protein sequence is MNRLSGGLYECAFIKRKCRGSLIFGERDFYNTSDSTTVVRRHRDMPARPPSNKKKSRKVVLPNHSTRRRFQRRLLQWYGEHGRDLPWRKTSDPYHILVSEVMLQQTQVDRVIPKYHEFLERYPSFEDLAEAPVADVKKTWYPLGYNIRPERLHGIACETMERYGGKLPNDADELLSFKGIGRYTAGAIRSFAFNEDAPILDTNVIRVLHRVFVAEGNPKAQKAVLWELSEGLIPSGKGYDFNQAIMDFGAMVCTARDPYCLLCPMKSFCKTYPFCRTSTER
- a CDS encoding DNA mismatch repair protein MutT; amino-acid sequence: MRVIEVAAGLIHGNGRYLIARRKPGVHLAGFWEFPGGKRETSESLAECLQRELLEELNIHIDIPIPYQIVRHDYPDKIVELHFFRCAIEQGEPVPLGCEEIRWVSPEELTQFRFPPADLAIIQALQRDALGAPR
- a CDS encoding hypothetical protein (conserved protein of unknown function) gives rise to the protein MKVVLDIETVQAPRDEWVRLVGKPSIRNESSLEEEKYDLFAAGAAEEQRRIEDESYAKSAFDGTFSRIVCIGLLEFSDQMEARSAVAWYGANERELLRQFWARLAQDRPTLYITHNGLGFDLPFIKKRSIINQVKPSFEINLAKFRSEPVYDTMAIWSNWDMRGWVKLDVLARALQVETKSGSGEQVAEMWEKRQGHELAQYCLQDTYVTYACYCRMNFRQPLSKEVVLLQPELYDVG
- a CDS encoding hypothetical protein (conserved protein of unknown function) gives rise to the protein MHAPTSLRNAQYVGMLMSLTLIVAGCSMFSGEAKVHKNAKGSVYLKEIADWSFEASHPAMIDQMTMLKVITGVVTESSTKMPASGSKPMRMFSDEDAEFLAPLLAQGLSQAKPEQIVGFKVSPSAGSGAEPTAGTLYVHNGSIFLTLASTQNMKSSGFVPASVARLEKAPSFVAMGSDAITLVIDHQTLAKAPMPGSARASRSMPASESQTAATMKTAPVQDAGTPTQDFQANGSPDSESLALNNDELLNKKLDELRDARKANKLKDSEIATLKKEAAWMKKELRQRAEEVKALKASKASARPAPKKKSAEAHRVR
- a CDS encoding tRNA-2-methylthio-N(6)-dimethylallyladenosine synthase; the encoded protein is MSLKALPQVHIETFGCQMNESDSELVRSTLKREGFVFTEDRELADVVLVNTCAIRENAHNKIYAHLSELKTLKKQRPLVIGVLGCMAQNLKSALAEKEPLVDVLAGPDAYRQLPSLLTIALEAQEQGLAQKGFALDLSEYETYEGIMPDRGSGVNAWITVMRGCDNFCSFCVVPYTRGRERSRDPESILLEARDASARGFKQVTLLGQNVNSYRYGDWDFADLIHAVADTPGIERVRFTSPHPKDFPTRLIEVIATHPKVCKHIHLPLQAGSDRILELMGRTYTGAEYLALVDHIRRTIPDVILTTDIICGFCSESNDDFQATRRIVEQVRFDSAYIFKYSERKHTIAARKYTDDVPDRVKGMRVAQLVEIQRRITLERNRRYIGQALEILVEGDATRSSTQGMGKTDGNITVVWDKSTGDSNPGALSTKRIVKASAATLYGE
- a CDS encoding putative tRNA modifying enzyme, MiaB-like, with amino-acid sequence MDTTRASLHTLGCRLNQAETSILGEGLRRKGFELVEFGQPTDLLVLNTCAVTEDAERTSRYLIRKTLKHSPHAFIAVTGCYAQTGAEALSQQRGIDLIVGHQFKLDLPTYLPAAHELRKRSTVEIHHTKTVSRDDFDLPHFAEPDSTRALLKIQDGCSAMCSFCIIPFARGHERSRKLEDLVREVESLTVSGYKEIVLTGVNIGQYAHQDLDFCALLQRLDRIPDIERIRISSIEPTTVSDELLDLLASSKKFCPYLHIPLQSGDDQVLQAMNRRHSIKGYIKLIEQAYKKISDLGLGTDLMVGFPGETDAAFQNSLAVATDLPFSYLHVFPYSPRPGTAAARLKQRVPSATMKKRTDILLNLDRTKRLVFHNRQIGKTVSVLFESGTRDSHRIGTTPNFTRVAVTDSGDLQNQIKPVTITAATDRSAFGHIASVQPMNFARAIR